The DNA sequence ttatacatgatatttgttcatctttatcaatggtgtgaataattttggaaggattactgtacagtatgtatgtaatgcacttgttttttttctcatctacTGTGCATGTTATTATCTGAGATCTTTGCGGCACATCAAATCTCCTCCACTGGGATATTAAagttgattaattgattgattggttgacagTAATACAGTAGGTGTTTTAAGGTGCATTCCAGTTGGTTATTCCACATTGCTTCACACGGCAGAGTCCATCTGTACAGGGTGATACTCACTGGCCTCCACCTGTGTCCCACAGCCAGCGCAGAGGTAATTCTGGGAAGCTACAACCACACTGCGCCTGGAGAAGACAAAGACACTCAGATAGCCTAGATATCCTACCTACATGCCCACACTCCACCTGGAGAAGACAAAGACCGACACGTAGTCTAGATACCCAACCCTACATACCCACACTGCACCTGGAGAAGACAAAGACACTCAGATAGCCTAGACAGCCTACCCTACATACCCACACTGCACCTGGAGAAGACAAAGATACTCAGATAGCCTAGATACCCAACCCTACATACCCACACTGCGCCTGTAGAAGACAAAGACACTCAGATAGCCCATATACCCTACCCTACATACCCACACTGCACCTTGTTGCtggctcagtcatttctgttgtctatcacagaaatatttcaaaatatttttaaattgtatttgtattttaatgtatttttaaaaggctctaaatactatttgaaaaaagtatttggtttcccaggaaagtatttaacggaatgtatttttaaaatactatttgggaaagtatttggttttccgtgaaaataaattaaataaatcaaatacaaagtatttcatgtgtaaatgtatttgaaaatacttaaaatatgcatttaactacattttcaaatacaaatacatatttgtatttgacccaggtctgacacattcacacaacacacccacacagacaaatgtgcatgtgcacacacacgcacacacaaacagggaagGAGTTCCAGCCTGTTCCAGAAGGGGGAGGACATACTTAGTCACATAAACCAGATGACTGCAACACCACTGAACATAAGACCCTTAGTTCAGAATGGCACTACAGTAAGCATGTATATGCTCATTTCAATCCCTGCTTCACTCTGCCAATAACTCTTTCCTCTCATGACCTGCCCCACTAactacccccccctccacccctccaccccccgccccccaccctgtACACTCACTTTTGGGTGGGGTGAGTGCAGAAGATGATCTGGAACCGGGGTGGAGCCCATGTCAAAGTGCCCCTCATCCTGGATTTCTGTTTAATCTCTCTAGCCAGGGTGAGGATGTCCTCTGTTTCCATGGAGTCATTGCCAGGGAGAAACTGTCAAGGAGACACACACTAGAGAGTCAGTCATAATCAAAAAGCAGTGTGTCTCAGAGGTCCAGTGAGTCACAGTCAGCAAGAAATGGTGATACTGTCAGTTTCAGGTCTGGAGGCATGGTTTCCTGTACTATAACAGTCATTTCCTCTTTGCTCAATAAATATTACAAACTGCAATCAAAACGATAGGCAGCTTCGCAGGTGGACACAGAGGAATAAACCCCACAAAATTAAGTGAACAACATATATTACTTATTAAATACATACAGgaaaatacttatttaaaatatatgctgCCCTTTCCTACACTGAGTTCTTCTACCCTgacatgttttatttctgcagagGACACAGTGCAGACTGGGGGGCATGGGGGTTTCTGAGCAGAACTAATGcaaatacactacacacacactaagactgcgcatgtgtgtttgtgtgtttgtgggggagTGTAACCATGGTAATGCTCACTTCCTGTAATGCTGAGTGCAGGCTGGTGAGGTTGACATCCTCCTTGGCAAACCACTGCTTCTTGAACACTGACACCAACTGCAGAGCGAGGACTTCCGCAgaacagaggattgtgggaaactGAGAGGAGCTAGCGGGGGACGGCGAACTAGAATCACTCATCGGTTGAATACACAGACACTACAATACAAATGCACCACACAAAATTTGAAGCACAACACATATACTACTCCTCACTACACATGCAAAACATCTgctacacacacattattcacaCTGTGTGCCATTTGGTCTGAAATCTCCCTTCAAATCTACTGTAAAAGTACTGGTGAATGATTCTTCAGAATGCCAGAAGTGGTCTGAAATCTCCCttcaaatgtactgtaaaagtACTGGTGAATGATTCTTCAGAATGCCAGAAGTGGTGTTACCTGAGAACTGAGCTGGACTCACTGTCTGCAGCAGTTTCATGTTTATCAGCTTCTGAAGTAGAGAAGCAGtagtgaaagaggaagagattAAGAATCAGCTAgtgcccacacaaacacagagcggaCACAGCTGCGACGAATGCTTAAGATTCTACTCTGTGAGTTTAAATATGCATCAAAAGAATATGTGCAGTCCATAcacatttggacagtgacacattttttgttgttttggctctgtactccagcacataggatttgaaatgaaataatgaatatgaagttaCAGTGCACTGCCAGCTTTAAATTAAAGGTTAATATAAATGGACAAACCCTTTTTACATATAGTCCCctcattttaggggaccaaatgTAATttggacaaatgaacataatcaaAAGGTCATATTTAGTATTTGGTTGAAAATTCTATGTATTCGATGACTGCCTGGAGTGACCTATTACATCATCAAATGCTgggtatcttctctggtgatgctctctcaggcctgtactgcagccatcttcagttcctgtttggttcgggggatttttgccttcagcctagtcttcagcaagtgaaactaATGTTCAGCTGGGtgcaggtcaggtgattgacttgatTGAGGTGATTgaccagtcaagaacattccactttttggccctggaAAATTTTCTTGCAGCTTTAGTAGTGTGTTTGGGGTGATTGTCCTGCTGTAAGGAGAACCATCATCCAATGCACTAGCATTAGCATCCCATTAGTAGCTtaacatgcccaagccataacactaccacAATGTTTCAAAGATGGATCATacgcagttcctttctttctcaaCACATTTATCTTTCCATCACTTCAccacaggttaatactcataaTAGTTTGTTCCCAAACTcaacagcttttttaaaatatgctttttcGCAAATGCTAACCATTTTGTTCTAGAGgtttaccagtggtttgcatctcgCAGTGAATTCTCTGAGGTTATTCTGGTTTAggcttctctttattttagtctttgacacattCATGCCTACAttctggagagtgttcttgatcttgCTGATCGTTGAAAATTACCTTTGCTTTGCCAAAATGGGGGCACTATGTATGAAAagggctgcaatttctacatggttcACTTGATATAGATGTAAAGACCAgtaaatgaaagctgacagaTGGTCTGCACTAtaacatcatattcattgtttcatttcaaatccaatatgctggagtacagagacaaaacagcaaaaattgcgagactgtccaaatacttacggagtTCACTGTTTGTATCAAAATGAACTACAAAATACTTGCTCCAAGGATATAAAATGTAGTACTTTGTATTatgaaaattacaatttttaaataaatttcttGAAAAGCAGTATGTTGAAAAAGGCAGAGGAACACATAATTTTTCAGGTAACTTCCAGTTAGTTTCCAGTTTTCTGCGTAAATATTTGTCCATCCTGGTAAAATGGGAGAGGCTTTGTTAAATAACTAAGTTCTGCAGTACACCACTAACTCCCCTTATGTCAAGTTTTGTAAAGACTGGTGATCTGCAAGCACAAATTTCCTAACTGGAATGAAACAAGCGTTTGTGCCTTTTTAATAACACACTAATCTTCTTATGAGACGccctaatttatttttacagcagcATTAGCAAATGAAGGTTATCTTGTTAGTTAGCTTAGCTAAACACCTACCGCCTACTTAATTCCAGCCTCACTTGCAATTAAATATGCCAGGGCAAATTGATGCTAGCAGAATGAATCCCTGCTATTATATCCAACAAATACAAACTGTATGAAGCTGCCTCATTTCTAATGGTTAATAACAGGCGTTATTAACAAGAGTTAAgtgattaaaatatttgaattacaAAACACACGCAGATGTGTGTGAAGTGTAGAGTGCATATGTCTATGGATGAGGTGAAAAAAGATGGAACAGAGGGTGAGGATCACAAAGGCtcactttaaataatttaataggAGGAATATCCATACATCTTTCTGAAGTATTGTGATAAAAGACACGCTAAGATTTTTCCTAAATTCAATCAAGTACGTGTAACTGAAATGCAGCCCGTCCCTGGTCACACTTTGACATGTATGACAAAAGGAAAAGGGAGTCGTGGTGcaaaatggcattttttgtGACTCACACCTGAGGGAGGTGGTTGTTCCTgagtgagggaaggagagggggggcaggtcGAGGAGGACTGTGAAGTACACCACTCTGAGGAACAAACGGAAAACATCAACCACAGTCACTCCTTAACAGCGCGGACAATCGGGCAGACAATCGGGGACCCATTAATTCTGATGTCGCGGGTGAGGCACAAGTCcctatagtgtgtgtgtgtgtgtttgtgcctgcaaTCACTGAAACATAGTATAGAAAAGCTGTGGCTACAATTTTCCTGCTTCCGTAAATTTCCAggcatcaaaataataaaacaatttgaaaaatgtttaaccAGCCCTGTCAAAAGcctaaaatgtgaatattttgttATAAGATACTTTTCTCTTTTGCTGTAATTGTTcaggaaatcaaaataaaacggAGATACCTGAAATTGACATGTATTAACTTTTATGAGACAGAAaatatacatgtaaatgtacagtaaaatgtgaatgtgtgtaaagATACTTACATGGATTTACACATTAtctaaaaacattaaaattaggTAACACTTCGTGACATGCCTTTGACTGTAAAAGCATTAACAAGTCATTAGTAATTTAAGTAATTTAAGCCTAAGAATGAAAAGTGGtatgccacacctgtggcaGCACCCATTCTCCTCAATCTaccccagcacctcctccagtCACTCCTAATTCAACCACAGCACCACCCATGCACATGGTCACTCCTGCACTAGTCTTAGTACCACCTCTGCTCTTATATTGACCAGTAATTCATAAAGGCATAGTCCAaatatttgggaaaatatttggcAAATTCCCCAAAATGTTGGACTATCCCTTTAAAATAGCTGAGTTTTGCTTATTTAAAGAGATCTCTCTGTGCGTATGTAGCTTGATGCAGTGCACAGGGTCTTACCTACATAGCCACTGTCAGAGGAAGCTACAGATGCAGAGTGCTTTATGTACAGAGACCTGCAGTTTTTGGTCTGGTTCTGGGTCTCCTGGATGCAGTCTGCACACCACGGTGACACCCCAGCCGACCTCTCACCCAGGACTGCCCACTTCGCCCCCTCCACTGCCTCCAACACCATGTCCGCCACAAGGAAGTGAGCATTctcctgcaaaacacacacacgcacacacacacacacacagacacacgcacacaatcagacacacacacatgcaggcacacacagggcacacactaTCACTATGCACAAATGTGCTCTTACTGTGTTTAACTAAATCCTTAACTGATTTTAAATCATTATAACCAGTCACTACTAGTTACAGCAGCCTTCTTGTTTCAAGTGTGAATATAAACCTAGAAGTACTCTAGGCCAATAGTGGTTTCAGTGGGACAGCAATACTCCTTCAGGTGAGCATGCTAATAGCCACTGGTACACTGGAACTAAATGACCTGTGTCCAGTGGCCACCTGTCTGGGGTCAAGGGTTACTCCCACCTTTTCCAGGTCACTGCTGGCTCTGAGGATGCTATCAGGAGTGTGAAGATTCTCACTGACGTTCCTGGGCCCTGAAATGTGGTAAAAACACAGTAAGACTCAGGATACTACCACTGCCCTGGACCTAAGGATGAGTATTGATTACCCCGGTGGAATATTACTTTGGTGTGAGCATTGATGTGAGTCTTGAGTTGGTTGTGTTCAATACTCTGTACCTGGCCTGGGTGGTAATTTCCTGTGTGTGATGGCTGCTCTTCACCTGAAGTGAACTGATGAAACGTATGGATTACCTGTGGGTAACTTGAGTGTTAATTACCTGATAACTTAAGTGTTAATTACCACAATGGATTACCTGTGTTTGACAACTGATTACCTGTGTGTACCTGAACTGATTAACCATATGGATTACCCATGTGTGATCACTGGCATACATTTATGGTAACAGTTGTGGATAAGTACCTGGCAAGACATGAGTATCCGACTGTGAGCGGGGTTTATGACCCTCTTCTTGGCCCTGTACAACCACCCCAGGGCCCCTGAAAGGGAGGTGGAGTCCCACGCCCAGAAGGCGGTTCAGATTGGCCGAGAGGGAGACACAGCGGGGCTTCTCTGATGActggagtgggtgtggctgaaggtCCGGGAGCTGACTTTTACCCGTCTGTGCCGTTCGCTCCCTTCGTCTCGCGATGTGTTTGGCGGGGGTTGGTTGTGAGAGGGTCCTCGCGGGACGGGATAGGCGCTTCTTGCGGGAGATAAACTGGTTGATCCGTGGCAGGGAGAGGCCTTGGTCCGCGTCTGCGTCGAGCTGCGACGTGTCGTGTCTTTTGAGAGCGCCGTCCCCGGTGGGCTCGTTGTAGCCGCCGTCTTCGCTGTCCGTGGAGAGCCCCGCGCCCGGCTCGTCCTCGCTGGTAACCGAGCTGGAGGGCGAGCCGTCCCTGGACGGCGGGGTGCCACGGCGAGGCGGGGGAGAGTGCTGTGACAGGGGCTGGTACCTGGTCCCCCCTGAACTTTCTATCAGAGAGAGGAGCATCTTCCTTACCGACACCGGAGAGGGTGAACACCGCCCTGAGCCACCCAAGTGACCCATCACTGCGGGGTCGGAGAACTCCTctgaaaaacaagaacagtTTATAGAGGtattagtcatttttaaatactggaTTTCTGTTGATATTGAATTTATGTTGATATAAAGGTATTGTCATGTTTCATACATGACTGTAcggttattacattacattacattacattacattacaggcatttggcagatgctcttatccagagcgacgtacaacaaggtTATAAGCTTTGCTTCCTGGACAAGTGGTTTTATAGATGTGTCTCATCATGTATCACAGTAC is a window from the Anguilla anguilla isolate fAngAng1 chromosome 3, fAngAng1.pri, whole genome shotgun sequence genome containing:
- the rubcnl gene encoding protein associated with UVRAG as autophagy enhancer gives rise to the protein MDPDGVLKVNRTGSVLPHGALPRSQPHCVSWFEDSTPLQALPPPLLAPGPSLAEEFSDPAVMGHLGGSGRCSPSPVSVRKMLLSLIESSGGTRYQPLSQHSPPPRRGTPPSRDGSPSSSVTSEDEPGAGLSTDSEDGGYNEPTGDGALKRHDTSQLDADADQGLSLPRINQFISRKKRLSRPARTLSQPTPAKHIARRRERTAQTGKSQLPDLQPHPLQSSEKPRCVSLSANLNRLLGVGLHLPFRGPGVVVQGQEEGHKPRSQSDTHVLPGPRNVSENLHTPDSILRASSDLEKENAHFLVADMVLEAVEGAKWAVLGERSAGVSPWCADCIQETQNQTKNCRSLYIKHSASVASSDSGYVEWCTSQSSSTCPPSPSLTQEQPPPSEADKHETAADSESSSVLSSSQFPTILCSAEVLALQLVSVFKKQWFAKEDVNLTSLHSALQEFLPGNDSMETEDILTLAREIKQKSRMRGTLTWAPPRFQIIFCTHPTQKRSVVVASQNYLCAGCGTQVEAKYLKKLRYCEYLGRYFCDCCHSDAESVIPGHVLEKWDFGRYPVCNFSSRLLESVWHQPLFSLAWVGKNLGSRARELARFMELQEQLLAIKKLLTVCRLSDRVLLELEQLPGHLTQEPLLLSMDDLQRIKRGQLVSQARALLRTAIAHVGNCQICLARGFICEFCKKKDVLFPFQTATCKRCRDCKSCFHIECFRDEECPKCRRIQTRRTRTDSELNSTPQ